The Schistocerca nitens isolate TAMUIC-IGC-003100 chromosome 2, iqSchNite1.1, whole genome shotgun sequence nucleotide sequence GACGTCGGGAACGTGTGTCACAGTGGCAGCTGGTCGTGGCTTCTCTGTGGACGTCCCGAGGGAACCTCTGGAAGACCGCACGGGCCACGCTTCCTTGGCAGCACACGCCCCCTCCCCTGCCTTCCTTACCGCAGTCCCGTGGGCCTTCATGTAAATTTCAATTTCAATGGAGATTAGCCTCGGGATTACTTTCATTAGGGGGGTAGCCCCACCTAACCCCGTCCTAGGAAGGCGCCTTCAGTAGCGGGCGCCCGTCTCTGGGGAATGGCAGCCGTAAGGGAGGTCGCCACGCCGTGCCCACGTCCCTGGCTATTGTCAGGTATCTTCTGTCGCACTGAACTTCTGGCACGAGCCGACAAAAATTTACTTAGAATAATAAGCACGCAGGGCAAAAACTAGGCCTTTCCCGGAGTCATCATACTAATACTGTGTCACACCGAGTCTAACCTTGATAATCACCTCGCTTTGGAGAGGGCCTGGATCTATAAGTTTCTGAAGATAAGACATATCCACCTCACTGACTATTAGATCCCGTAGTATCAGTAATTTCCACGTAAGCTGATAGGTGTAAGTCACAGGCTCTTTCAAAACTCGCTGACAATGTATATGGAATTATGATCGGACGCTTTCGCGTGACAACCGAGGTCCGATAGGATGCCTGAACATTCGTCCAACCACGAACGTATGCCTGCAGTCCTACGAGAACCTCCGTTGTCACTAGCATGCAGATACTCATCATAAGGGTATGGGAAACGGccaacatcctggttcatgttcaaggTAAAGAGACTGAAATCAAAATTGGAATGAAAATCCTTAAAGAGGAATACAACAATTATCACAGTTAATTATGAAATAGACTTCAAAATTCAGTAAGCTTGCTCAGaagtatttagttttttttttttttaatttccttattATTTCTTGTCACGCCACGCTTCGAGACTATCCCATCATCTGATGACCTGTTAACTAAACAGGATTTTATTTTTACACATGacacttttcttttcctttattgtcatttttttCCCTGTATGGGGTGGGTTGTGAGCAGCGACCCATCCGCTCTTCAGCCTACGgttttgaataaaataatgaaatgttttGAAGCATAGAAAGGTGAAAAATATGAGTACATTCCGGGATGACCCTTATGTGGTAGAGTTGGCGTTTCATGGCGAGGTGCTCGGAGGCTAAGAGTTGCCGGAGGTGACGCCGATGTGGCGTTTACTTGATGAACAGCTGTAGGAGATTGTGTTATCACGGTGGAGAGTGAAATAAAAGATGAGGATAGAGGAGCTGTCATGAAGTTCTAGAGACAGAGAAACGATGTTGATGTAGttttcaaaggggggggggggggggggaatcgaacgTGCTGTGCGGTTGGACGGAGTGCTCAGTGGTGGCATGATACGTATTGGATATGAATACTCGGGAAAAGAGAAAGTGCGAATATGAGGCAGTCGCATTTAATCGAAATATATTCTGAGcccgcagaggtgccgcaacacgacgtggcatggactcgactaacgtctgaagtagttctggagggaattgacaccttgactcctgcaggactgtccataaatctgtaatagtACAAGGgactggagatcccttctgaacagcacaatgcacggcaacccagatatgttcgatatagttcgtgtGTGGGGAGTTCGATCGCTAGCGGAAGTGTTTCGACTCAGAAGAATATTGCTGGAGCATTTCTGGTCGTGCggcgtgtctcattgtcctgcgggaattgcCCAAAGCCCTCGGAATGTACGTTGGACataaatggatacaggtgatcagaaaggatgcttacgaacgtgtcatctGACAGAgtattatctagacgtatcagaggaccaatatcactccaactgcacacgccccaaatcactacagagcctccaccagcttgaacagttccctgctgacatgcaggatccatggatacatgaggttgtctccatacccgtatacgtccatccgcttgatacaatttgaaacgagactcgtctgaccaggcaacatgtttccagtcatcaacggtccagtgtcgatgttgacgggcccatgctaggcgtaaagcttcgtgccgtccagtcatcaagcgtacaagagtgggccttctgctTCGAAAGCCcacaccgatgatgtttcgttgaatggttagcattaaggtctgcagcaatttgcggaagggttgcactactgtcacattgtcttcagtcgtcgttgctcccgttctatCATAATTTTTTTCAGGCCACACCAATGTTGGAGATATgacgttttacctgattcctgatattcacggtacgttcGTGTAATGTTCGTAcgggacaatccccacttcatcgctaccttggagatgctgtgtcccatcgctcgtgcgccgactataacaccacctacaaactcacttaaatcttgataacctgccattgtagcagctttaaactatctaacagctgcgccagatatctgttgtcttatataggagttgccgactgcagcgccgtattctgccggtttacatatctctgtatttcaatacgcatgcctgtaccagtttctttgccgcttcattgTAGAATGGGCTGCCAGGATGACCTGATAGAGGATAAGTAAAAGCTCGAATGAGTGGATGTTTTGAAGGGCAGTGGGGATGAAGTGCATGATGCCTTCAGCAATAGGAGTAGGATATAGGAAGTTGTTTGGGTGGAGTGGTGTTTCAATACGACCGATTGGCACAGTCAGTTCATCTTAAGTAGGAGAGCATTTAGCTGTACACTTAAGAAGTAAGTGGGATGGAGCTAGTTGTAAGAGCTACAGGTGGGGGAAGGGACAGATTTGGCGCATTGTAGATGAGGCATATGTGGCAGCTGTGGGCCTAGGCTTGGGATCAGGAAGGTTCAATTTTGTGTGTCCGCTGTCAATGAAGGCTCCATTCCGATGGAGGCGATCTACGGTTGAGGGATCTTCGGAAAATACGCGAATGTGAAATGTAGAGCCACACTGGTGATGAACTCAATGGGCTTTTTGGATCTGGGAGTCAGGATTAAAATTTAGCTCCTACTCAGCTTGCCCCACTGTGTTCTCAGGGTCCACCCCCATGAGAACAGCTTTAAGAGGCGGTGGTGAGTTGCTTGGGTCCTGTTGGGGTGAGTGGGAGCAGGGAGGCGACAAAAGTTGATGGAAGGGTCTCACTGCTGCAGGTGGGTCTTTAAAAATCAGGATCAATGAATTTTATGAGTAGAGAGTCTTCGTGGATTATGAGTTCTGACATGTTGAGGTTTGAAAAGAACTTTTTTATTTGGAGGGAAAGTGTCTCTGGATTGAGGAATCCGGCATTGACTCGTGTTAGGACGAAGGAAAGTGTTAACGTGTTGGAGTCTGTGCGGTGAGGTGGGAGATCACTCCAATGGCTTTGGCGTGTGAGGCTTGTGGGCCATCAGCTGGGTGTCAGAGATAGATATGGTATCTGTCCTAGGTGGGTTGCAGGGATCATTTGAGGGTGGAGTGTTAGAGGATATTGACGGTGGAGTGGGGCGCGATTTAGAACGACTTTTCTTAGTCTTCTTACCTGGATTGAGTGGGGTTGAAGCTGATGCAGACGTGACTGGTGCGGCCACAGCTTTGGCGTATGTTGTTGGTTCTGGTATTATTGTTGCTGGTGCTTCTGCTTCTGGATTCAGTTGTAATGATGACAGGGGTGGCAATGGAACAGCAGTAGGAGCTGATGACGCTGCTGGCTGGTGCAATTCAGACATTGGTGATGGTGGAGGTGATGGtgtcagcggcggcggcggtggagcTGCAGTATAAGCTGGAGTGATGACTTCTGCTGATGATGAGTGAATGAAGTCAGAGGACGCTACGTGTGAGATTGGGGAGTCAGATAGGGTCATCCGAGTAATGGGGAAAGAGGAAAATGAGGGGCGAGCAGGAGGGGACAGTGAGTAGGGGGTTAAGACAAGAGTACAAGTGCGAGTAAATGACGGTGGATGTGGTAGTTGTAGGCCAATACATCGTGGAATGACGAGACTAGCTGACGAAGTTGAGGGCTGGCAGTGAAGACGTGGGCTGCTGATCACTAGTGATGTTCAGTGGCGAGCGCGAGGACTGATGGCGAATGTGTTGACTGGCGGTGAGGTCTGGCAGCTATGGCGAGGCGACGTTTGGCAGTGAAGGCGATAACGTTGATGGGCAGCGGGGACCGGCAGTTGCGGTGGTGTCTGGCAGTGGCGGCGATGAAGATGACGAATAGCATTACTGAAGACGTGGACGACGCCGGCTGGAAGCTTTTCCCTAACGAATTTCAGCCCTGAGAGCTGTTAtttatgaggcggaactatgggcctcgtggaaaaagggtgacccgccTGAGTCACGCAGTTTggctcttagtctgatcacgaggtgtggccattaattgcacgcgttggtcacgtaggctgacgtgaggatcaatgaactgtaCTTGaggggatgtatctggaacatcttaggtgattagaaagttagtagacagtaatacttagctttaattcagcatcagcggtgaacgtcgatctggaatttgtacaataatatttacaagtgcaggtatagaatgaactgcgaatacttctttacaattttcATTGCTTCTCACATATAAATCAATTGTCAAGGCATAAACTGtacgtggcgcctggctaggtcgtagctactgacttagctgaaggctatgctaactagcgtctctgcaaatgagatctctgaagctataacaagtgaaccattcctattaaagtcggctgtagaactgggtagtgcgctagcttgtctcgtaagaccagccgagtggcggcactcagtctgctagcgtcgacaATGGTGACTCGAGTGTCCGATGTGTagtgacggaccgcggccgaagtGAAGTCTCCAacctagcaaatgtggtgccttgcggtgacaccacaagagcaGCCCAGGGAATTGTTATATCCTGAGGGTAAGAGGGGTTCCAACCCTCGGATTTTCCGTATGGTAGAAGTTACAAAAAAATTCCTATAAAGCTCATTAcaataaaaagaaatggttcaaatggctctgagtactatgggacttaacatcttaggtcatcagtcccctagaacttagaactacttaaacgtaactaacctaaggacataacacgcatccatgcccgaggcaggattcgaacctgcgaccgtagcggtcgcgcggttccggactgaagcgcctagaaccgctcggccactttgaccGGCAATCAAAAAACactcaagaaaaataaaatgtgaaactcAGATACATAGCATAGAATACATATGTATAACACGACTTGGACTTAAAGTTGTGTATCCGTCAATTGACGCTTAAAATTCATTAGTTAAAAACCTAATGCAACAAGAAACCTAATAGGCATAATGCTGGAACTGTAGTGTCAAGCCGAACTTCTGTGCTGCGCTGGAACAAAGACATGTGTGCCGAGCGCCCTGACCTTGCATAGTTTATTCAGTAGTTACTGATGTGTGATGAAATTGTTTTCGCGAAGTCTCTGTTCCAACGCCCTCTAGCGTGTTATCCAGCGCAGACAGTTCGGCTTCACGATACAGTTGTAGCCTTATGCCTGTTAGGTGTCTGTTAGCATTAAGTTTTCACCTAATGAATCTCAACTGTCAGCTAACGATACATGACTGGTATGTCAAAGTCGTGTTGCACGTATGTACTCTATACTATATATCAGaggtttacattttatttttcttggCTATACATGGTTGTCACGACTTTTATAAGACAGTAGTAACATGCACgatacataaaaagaaacttagtTTGTATATTAGGTCACCGGATGATGGGGATGAGCCCGAAACACGTCATGACAAGTAACAGTAAAAAATGTTCACAAAAAAGCTGTGAAGATTTTTGAGCAACCTTCGAACATCTTAAGTCTATTTCATAAACAGGCTGAGTGAGCCGAAGTCATGGCATGAAAAACATCCGAAAAATATCACAGCTGCGCTTCCAGCCTGAAGAACACCTTGCACACATTGCTTGTTAAATGCTTCACTGAACCGTCTGTGCATTCAACAACTTGCATGCCCTGGAAACAGGCAACACTGCAGCTCGTCAGTCCACACTTCACGTCTCGTGACAGTTTCTATGCTGGTTGGCCCAGCGAAGTCGTGCAACCTCATGTGCTGCCACAAGCAATGGCCTGTTGTGAGATATCCTACTCCACTGTCTGTTGCATGCAGTTGCTTTCGCAATGTTTGCTAGGAAACGGTTTGAGATGGAACTGCATTCACTTACAGAAGCAGTTCCTCGAGAGTTTGAAACaaacacgccagcctgcgtgagctaaaacgttaACAAGGCGTAACGCTCGTCTCCGGTCCGTGTCGGTTAGCTTTTTTCTCACCACGGTTGTTACTCCGAAACACGCCCTGATAATGGTACACCGTTCCATGTGGACACTGATGCAGCATCAGGTTGGGCCAGTTCATTGATGGCGCGATCATTCGCTTTATGGCTCCTGTCTGCCATTGTGTCTTTGCTTCACATCAATCCATCTTAGTGCACTGATATAATCGACTACGTACATATAGCAATCATAAGGTTATGATAGCAACAATGTTTGCAGTTTTTACAAGTTACGTTAAAGAAGATAGGATGATATTTTTGCGTCAGGTGAATGACAAGACACAAATCGCCAAGTAGTCAACATAAATTATTCAGTGATGAAGTCGAAGATGCagagcacaaatggaaaatattcaaAAGCGTCGTTCAACGTGCCTAAGACAAGTATGTTCTGAAAAAGGTCGTAAGGGATGATTTAAAAGCCCTGTTAGAAAACAGctccgtaaacaaagagagcttcctCACAGATTAAAGTAAAGTCGAGACCCAGCTGACAAATGAAACCAGAACGAAGAATGAGCGTAATAAGAGCAATGAGAGACGTGTTCAGTGACTTTCAAAGTAAAACTTTACCAGCCGCTCTGAGTAAAAACCATAAgtggttttggtcttacgtaaaatcagtaagcggttcgaaatcattTTTCCACTCACTCAAAGACCATACTGGAACCGAAACGGAACATAACAGAGAGAAGGttgagatactgatttcagtattCCGAACCTGCAACGCAGTCCCTCCAGTCAATCATCGCACTTATTGAGATAACGTTTCGCGGAACAGAGAAGCAACTACAATCGAATAGTAGTGTAAAGGAAACCTATAGTATTCctcaagaattttacgaaagaactgcttccggccggccggtgtggccgtgcggttaaaggcgcttcagtctggaaccgcgtgaccactacggtcgcaggttcgaatcctgccacgggcatggatgtgtgtgatgtccttaggttagttaggtttaattagttctaagt carries:
- the LOC126234891 gene encoding uncharacterized protein LOC126234891, which codes for MTLSDSPISHVASSDFIHSSSAEVITPAYTAAPPPPPLTPSPPPSPMSELHQPAASSAPTAVPLPPLSSLQLNPEAEAPATIIPEPTTYAKAVAAPVTSASASTPLNPGKKTKKSRSKSRPTPPSISSNTPPSNDPCNPPRTDTISISDTQLMAHKPHTPKPLE